In Primulina eburnea isolate SZY01 chromosome 3, ASM2296580v1, whole genome shotgun sequence, one DNA window encodes the following:
- the LOC140828055 gene encoding uncharacterized protein, producing the protein MCSEILGFSPFLRMSESDSPKFTQKEEENQLERITEPDNPSRPVSEDPDSGEEIGPESDTGAQEKTQENLGAIEVKEEDGAVKNVLENVDEEEDGFRTPTSSDHRIPAVTQCPPAPRKTRPQQSGVKRKASPSRARRTLQLDAAADEVESIFRPVVEDSVEEQKTKKARRDDED; encoded by the coding sequence ATGTGCTCAGAAATTCTTGGTTTTTCTCCATTTCTGAGGATGTCCGAAAGCGATAGCCCGAAATTTACACAAAAAGAAGAGGAGAACCAGTTAGAGCGTATAACCGAACCCGATAATCCGAGTCGACCCGTTTCGGAAGACCCAGATTCTGGCGAGGAAATCGGTCCGGAATCCGACACCGGAGCTCAAGAAAAGACGCAGGAAAATCTTGGAGCGATCGAGGTTAAGGAAGAAGATGGAGCCGTGAAGAATGTTTTGGAGAatgttgatgaggaggaggATGGTTTCAGGACCCCGACATCATCGGATCACAGAATCCCGGCGGTGACTCAGTGCCCTCCAGCGCCCAGGAAAACCAGGCCGCAGCAATCGGGAGTCAAGAGAAAAGCGTCGCCGTCGAGAGCTCGCCGGACCCTGCAGCTCGATGCGGCGGCGGACGAGGTTGAATCTATATTCCGGCCGGTGGTTGAAGATAGTGTAGAAGAACAGAAAACCAAGAAAGCTAGAAGAGATGATGAAGATTGA
- the LOC140825570 gene encoding putative E3 ubiquitin-protein ligase XBAT31 isoform X1: MGQGMSCTESRGNLLFSAVQNGELRTVEAIADANPTLLTLKTDNRKLSAMHVAAANGQIEVLSMLLHRTENPDIFDRHKQTPLMLAAMFGKISCVERLIQAGANILLFDTLKGRTCLHYAAYYGHSDCLESILSAANSTAVAHSWGFSRFVNIRDKSGATPLHLAACQNRSDCVRILLSRGALVCASTGGYTYSGNTPIHLAARGGSLDCVRELLSWGADRLQRDTSGRIPYMIALKHKHDACAALLNPLAPELLTWPFPLKFISELNPEAKSLLENALVEANKNREKAILGAASYSVSPLAVSDDIDESEAISTELCCICFELACTVEVENCGHKMCAHCILALCCHNKPNASTNSAKIPVCPFCRSSITRLVIAKNKSDSETEWHFSPRKLGRTRETFNPGEGSRSFNNLSPFSSFGRLGRSLGKVSTELDEELDKP; encoded by the exons ATGGGACAGGGGATGAGCTGCACCGAATCCCGCGGAAACTTGCTGTTCAGTGCTGTCCAAAATGGAGAGCTTCGAACAGTTGAAGCAATAGCGGATGCAAACCCAACGTTGCTGACGTTGAAAACTGATAATCGGAAGCTATCCGCGATGCACGTGGCGGCGGCGAATGGCCAGATCGAG GTTCTCTCTATGCTTCTGCATCGGACTGAAAATCCAGACATTTTCGATCGCCACAAACAG ACCCCATTAATGTTAGCTGCTATGTTTGGCAAGATTTCCTGCGTGGAGAGGCTGATTCAAGCTGGGGCTAAT atTTTGCTGTTTGATACATTAAAAGGGAGAACATGTTTACACTATGCAGCTTACTATGGTCATTCAGATTGCCTGGAATCGATTCTTTCTGCTGCAAATTCCACCGCAGTTGCACATTCTTG GGGATTTTCAAGATTTGTGAATATAAGAGATAAAAGTGGCGCAACCCCACTTCATTTGGCTGCCTGTCAGAACCGATCCGATTGTGTTCGCATTCTATTAAGTAGAGGGGCTCTCGTGTGTGCTTCTACTGGTGGATACAC CTATTCAGGTAATACACCTATTCATCTTGCTGCACGGGGAGGCTCGTTGGATTGTGTCCGAGAATTGCTTTCTTGGGGTGCAGACCGCCTGCAAAGAGATACATCCGG GAGAATACCGTACATGATTGCTTTGAAACACAAACATGATGCATGTGCTGCTTTGTTAAATCCTCTGGCTCCAGAGCTGTTAACTTGGCCATTCCCGTTGAAGTTTATCAGCGAGCTCAATCCTGAGGCCAAATCTTTACTGGAAAATGCCTTAGTTGAAGCTAATAAAAACAGAGAAAAGGCGATCCTTGGTGCTGCATCCTATTCGGTTTCTCCTCTCGCAGTTTCTGATGACATTGACGAATCAGAG GCCATCTCCACTGAGCTATGTTGCATCTGCTTCGAGCTAGCATGCACGGTTGAGGTTGAAAACTGCGGTCATAAGATGTGTGCTCATTGTATTTTAGCCCTATGCTGTCACAATAAACCCAATGCGTCAACAAATTCTGCCAAGATTCCTGTCTGCCCCTTTTGTCGAAGCAGCATTACCCGATTAGTCATTGCCAAGAACAAGTCTGACAGTGAAACTGAGTGGCATTTCAGCCCTAGAAAACTAGGAAGAACAAGAGAGACATTTAATCCCGGTGAAGGCAGTAGGAGCTTCAATAATTTGTCACCCTTCAGTTCATTTGGCAGATTGGGTCGCAGTTTAGGAAAAGTTTCTACTGAACTAGACGAAGAGCTTGACAAACCGTAA
- the LOC140825570 gene encoding putative E3 ubiquitin-protein ligase XBAT31 isoform X2 — translation MGQGMSCTESRGNLLFSAVQNGELRTVEAIADANPTLLTLKTDNRKLSAMHVAAANGQIEVLSMLLHRTENPDIFDRHKQILLFDTLKGRTCLHYAAYYGHSDCLESILSAANSTAVAHSWGFSRFVNIRDKSGATPLHLAACQNRSDCVRILLSRGALVCASTGGYTYSGNTPIHLAARGGSLDCVRELLSWGADRLQRDTSGRIPYMIALKHKHDACAALLNPLAPELLTWPFPLKFISELNPEAKSLLENALVEANKNREKAILGAASYSVSPLAVSDDIDESEAISTELCCICFELACTVEVENCGHKMCAHCILALCCHNKPNASTNSAKIPVCPFCRSSITRLVIAKNKSDSETEWHFSPRKLGRTRETFNPGEGSRSFNNLSPFSSFGRLGRSLGKVSTELDEELDKP, via the exons ATGGGACAGGGGATGAGCTGCACCGAATCCCGCGGAAACTTGCTGTTCAGTGCTGTCCAAAATGGAGAGCTTCGAACAGTTGAAGCAATAGCGGATGCAAACCCAACGTTGCTGACGTTGAAAACTGATAATCGGAAGCTATCCGCGATGCACGTGGCGGCGGCGAATGGCCAGATCGAG GTTCTCTCTATGCTTCTGCATCGGACTGAAAATCCAGACATTTTCGATCGCCACAAACAG atTTTGCTGTTTGATACATTAAAAGGGAGAACATGTTTACACTATGCAGCTTACTATGGTCATTCAGATTGCCTGGAATCGATTCTTTCTGCTGCAAATTCCACCGCAGTTGCACATTCTTG GGGATTTTCAAGATTTGTGAATATAAGAGATAAAAGTGGCGCAACCCCACTTCATTTGGCTGCCTGTCAGAACCGATCCGATTGTGTTCGCATTCTATTAAGTAGAGGGGCTCTCGTGTGTGCTTCTACTGGTGGATACAC CTATTCAGGTAATACACCTATTCATCTTGCTGCACGGGGAGGCTCGTTGGATTGTGTCCGAGAATTGCTTTCTTGGGGTGCAGACCGCCTGCAAAGAGATACATCCGG GAGAATACCGTACATGATTGCTTTGAAACACAAACATGATGCATGTGCTGCTTTGTTAAATCCTCTGGCTCCAGAGCTGTTAACTTGGCCATTCCCGTTGAAGTTTATCAGCGAGCTCAATCCTGAGGCCAAATCTTTACTGGAAAATGCCTTAGTTGAAGCTAATAAAAACAGAGAAAAGGCGATCCTTGGTGCTGCATCCTATTCGGTTTCTCCTCTCGCAGTTTCTGATGACATTGACGAATCAGAG GCCATCTCCACTGAGCTATGTTGCATCTGCTTCGAGCTAGCATGCACGGTTGAGGTTGAAAACTGCGGTCATAAGATGTGTGCTCATTGTATTTTAGCCCTATGCTGTCACAATAAACCCAATGCGTCAACAAATTCTGCCAAGATTCCTGTCTGCCCCTTTTGTCGAAGCAGCATTACCCGATTAGTCATTGCCAAGAACAAGTCTGACAGTGAAACTGAGTGGCATTTCAGCCCTAGAAAACTAGGAAGAACAAGAGAGACATTTAATCCCGGTGAAGGCAGTAGGAGCTTCAATAATTTGTCACCCTTCAGTTCATTTGGCAGATTGGGTCGCAGTTTAGGAAAAGTTTCTACTGAACTAGACGAAGAGCTTGACAAACCGTAA